From a region of the Arachis ipaensis cultivar K30076 chromosome B09, Araip1.1, whole genome shotgun sequence genome:
- the LOC107614831 gene encoding early nodulin-like protein 1: MASQHFGVVCSCMIMTMIIFLGASSAVEGARDFKVGDHLGWHEPGPNNISYYIQWAQMNRFQIGDSLVFEYQNDSVLVVEKWKYFHCDPNNPITSYDDGNSTVILDRSGFFYFISGTENHCHNGQKLIVEVISPQHMAIFRPAASPAPTEDASSSSELAPSPYYHHHYHGSNASSSTSRFMMIGSAFMALLVTFVVVLVLAP, translated from the exons ATGGCTTCACAACATTTTGGAGTAGTGTGTAGCTGCATGATTATGACGATGATAATTTTCTTGGGTGCTAGTTCAGCTGTTGAAGGTGCTAGAGATTTCAAAGTTGGTGATCACTTGGGATGGCATGAACCTGGCCCCAATAATATTTCATATTACATTCAATGGGCTCAAATGAACAGATTCCAAATTGGTGACTCTCTCG TATTTGAGTACCAAAATGACTCAGTTCTAGTTGTTGAAAAATGGAAGTACTTCCATTGTGATCCAAATAATCCCATAACATCTTATGATGATGGAAACAGCACAGTGATTCTTGATAGGTCCGGTTTCTTCTACTTCATAAGTGGAACAGAGAATCACTGCCATAATGGGCAAAAACTTATTGTGGAAGTTATATCACCACAACACATGGCAATTTTTCGGCCAGCCGCGTCCCCTGCGCCAACCGAAGACGCTTCCTCATCATCAGAACTAGCTCCTTCACcctattatcatcatcattatcatggCTCCAATGCTTCTTCATCCACATCACGTTTCATGATGATTGGTTCAGCATTTATGGCTCTTCTTGTCACCTTTGTAGTTGTGCTAGTTTTAGCACCATga
- the LOC107619325 gene encoding CASP-like protein 3A1 has protein sequence MVSEERIRGEESKVAALESSGRMSGAPVGARQRRRKEAVELCLRLMCMASSIVAVSLMVTAKQATNVSIYGFSFPINSKWSFSQSYEYLVGVSAAVAAHSLLQLLIGTSRFVRNSSVIPSRNYAWLIFAGDQAFAYALMSAGSAASGVTNLNRTGIRHTALPNFCKPLHKFCDHVAISIAFTFTSCFLLAISAVQDVIWLSQHSS, from the exons ATGGTGAGTGAAGAGAGGATACGAGGAGAGGAATCAAAGGTGGCAGCTTTGGAGAGCAGCGGAAGAATGAGCGGAGCCCCTGTCGGAGCACGGCAGCGGCGGAGGAAGGAGGCGGTGGAGCTGTGTCTGAGGTTGATGTGCATGGCTTCTTCCATTGTTGCAGTGTCTCTCATGGTTACTGCAAAACAAGCTACAAATGTCTCCATCTATGGCTTCAGCTTCCCCATTAATTCAAAGTGGTCCTTCTCTCAATCATACGA ATATCTTGTTGGGGTTTCAGCTGCTGTTGCTGCTCACTCATTGCTACAACTACTGATTGGCACATCAAGATTTGTTAGGAATTCCTCTGTCATTCCCTCAAGAAACTATGCATGGCTTATTTTTGCTGGGGACCAG GCATTTGCTTATGCATTGATGAGTGCTGGATCTGCTGCATCTGGGGTTACCAACCTGAACCGAACCGGAATCCGGCACACGGCACTGCCAAATTTCTGCAAGCCATTGCACAAGTTCTGTGATCATGTTGCCATCTCAATAGCCTTCACTTTCACCAGCTGTTTCTTGCTGGCTATTTCTGCTGTCCAAGATGTAATTTGGCTCTCCCAACACTCTTCATGA